atatacacacacacacacacatatatatatacatatatatacatatacacacacatatatatatatatatatatatatatatatatatatatatatatatatatatatatatatatatatatatatatatatatatatatatatatatatatatatatatatatatatatatatatatatatatatatatatatatatatatatatatatatatatatatatatatatatatatatatatatatatatatatatatatatatatatatatatatatatatatatatatatatatatatatatatatatatatatatatatatatatatatatatatatatatatatatatatatatatatatatatatatatatatatatatatatatatatatatatatatatatatatatatatatatatatatatatatatatatatatatatatatatatatatatatatatatatatatatatatatatatatatatatatatatatatatatatatatatatatatatataaagatactTTACAGACGGAGTTGGTGAGGAGGAGTGTATGATGTGTCACAAGGATGATGTCATGATCAGAGGACGTATTCAGACATGACcggtgccttttttttttttttcagagaacTACAGTCACATTGATTTGTTGCATCTTCACTCTGTATCAGCGAGATTTCAGCAAGAAAAGAGTATGATAGATTAAATGATGAATTTAAATATCAATCCATCACAATGCTCAAAAAAGAATGGCGATGTTTATGTAGTCGAGTTACGTAATTTTCACAAAATTGCCACTGGCTTTTCCTTGCTGGGCGAACGCTACACTGGGGAATTCCTTCCTAAAGTAAATAAGCACTACTGTCTTGTCCTTGGGATGCCCCAGTTTGGTGTTTACAAGGCTATGCTCACAGGAGGTgagtgtgttctttttctttaacgAAAAATAATACTTAACGACCAAAATGTTAAAAGATCCGGAACATTCATCTTTCCATGAAATGATAAACTGGTAACATGTTCATCTTCCGTATTCACAGCTCTAACTGTTTCAGATTCAGCTTATCACACAGATTTTGTTGCTACAATGCGTTTATGGTTACCAAACAAGCAACATGAGAATACTTCACTAATGAACAGTGCATTGCACGTCGGTCCAGAGAGAGAAGCTTGCTTCTCACCAAAGTTAATATGTCTAACTGATGTGCTTTGTTCTTTTGGAATTATATTGATATATTACCAATTTCATATCATGACTATATCTTGCTTTAATTCACGGAGTTATATTACAAGTGACGCTTGAATATGGACATTGCCACACCGAGtcctttcctatcttccctCCATCCGTGCCTGTGCATGACCGTAACTTGGGTCTTGCTGCAATAATATGAAGAACATGCGACctaaaggagagagggggagggagagcgggtgagggagaggaagagacggggagggggagagggagagggagagagggggagggagagaggaggaggagagagagagagagagagagagaggagagagggagaaggagagggagaggggggagaggaggagaggggaggggagggagaggggagagagggagagggggagagggagaggggagaaaggggagaggagagggagagggggagaaggaaagggtggcaggggagagggggaggggaatgggagaaggagagaggtggaggggagagagggcgaggcaggggagagaggggaatggggaggggagaggggagagggcgaggaggggagaaagaggagggagaggggagagggagagaggaggaggggagagagagagggagggagggaggagagagagagagagagagagagagagagagagagagagagagagagagagagagagagagagagagagagagttgactttTCGTCACATGTAACACAGTAAGGTTAGTGACATACGCTCTGGCAGCTATCTTAACCCATGACTTCGGTGCTCATCACTGTGCCATAAGCCTTTCAGCCTGGGATGGATGAAACTTTTTTCCCGTGGAACACAGAGCCCCCTCCAGGCTTTCACAGTTCACCTTTCATAGGTTTCCCATGGATATCCATTTTTCGACCAACACGCGGATAGGTTGAAGCTGCCTGTCTCACTTCGAATTTGAGGTAAGTCTCGGGGTCCGTATATGGATGCTAATCACTGCACCAGGGGGGGGGCGCAATATTAATGTACGGCACGATATTATAAAAAGTGCCCCAGCTAACTTCCTGCATATCCAAGGGCAGTACCATTTGTAGTAAAAACTACGCAGCTGCTTCGAATTGGCTCCCTTCAACTCATTACTACGTCTCACTTTGTCCCATAAATCTAACTCGAGAAACCAGTTGTCACGTGTAGACCcatgttgatgtttttattatatataatgTTACATACAAAAAACAGGCTACAACAAACtatgcataaataaatgaagcaaaAGTTGAGAGGGGTGTCAAGATACTTGGATCGCTACCAGAAGAGCAGTCTGACCTGGGAACATTAATATGTTCCCCTTCACAAATGTACAAATGTGAAGCCCAAAGGTGTTGTAAGAGTCGCCGTGCTAATTTAGAAGTTTGaatggagggtgtgtgtgtgaatgtgtgtttgtagtTTTTCGTGTGTTTAGAGTGAATGCCCCCTTTGTGTTGTGAGGAAAAGATTCAGTGATGTCACAGTTGGACAAATGATAAGTTAAAAACATCCATTGATCCAGTGCTTCTGATCTCATTGGAAGTAATTATATCGTTTCGccaggtgtctactacctcctgcTATACCTTTGTCTCCCAGCAAAGGACAAGGGTGTATGTTACGAAACTGAGCTGGTGGATTTGCTTTATCATATGTATTACTAATACATCTGCGGTTTCTTAGTTTTTCGTACAAAAGACACTATAGAGATACATAACTGTAATGTAGCAGAGCTGTGATGATTTACCCAACAGCATTGGGACTCCCGGAAAATACCGCACAAGGTGCCATGTGAGCGTGCTGCGACATCACTCAGCGCCAAGGTTACTCTCTTTCTTGAGTGCCAGTGGCGTGCTTCCCCAGGGTGGAATGTCCCGCCTCAGGGTTTATAAGGCGAGGTTCAGGGGTCACCAGCATCACAGTCTGCATTGACACAGCCATCATGAAGACTTGCACACTCCTTGGCCGTCCCCTCCtgctggtggcggtgctggCGGTGTCCTGGGCCGCGGCTGTCCCTCTTCAGGACACGGACAGACTGCAGGACATCCACTCGGAGGAGCAGCTGCAGGCGTATCTGGAGAGCAATCCCTCTGTGTTGCGTGAGCTGTACCCAGACTTGCTTCGCGAAGCCTCcgaggtgttggtggttgttgaCCCAGACACGCTGGTGGAGATGCTGAGGGAGCAGGCGGCGACCGCCACGCACGAGCCCCAccaggaggataaggaagaagaggaggaggaggaggaggaggaagaggcccaAGAAGGAACGCAAAAATATCAAGAAGACAAGAACCACCGCAGCAAGAGACAGGTCACCTTCGGCGTTGGGATGAACCGCGGGTAAGacgtccttttcctctctctctctctctctctctctctctctctctctctctctctctctctctctctctctctctctctctctctcttctttctatgataaagacattttttttcggTGCAACACAGCAGCTAACACTGCCTCCCACAGGCCCTACGGAAGGGACTACAGTGCTAATATTGGCTACGAGCGTCGCTTCAACAACGGCAGGTCATCCTTTGGCGTGCAAGCCAACAGGAACTGGGGCGCCAGCggcaggtgagtgtgtggtttTTTCATTGACCTAAGGATACAAGAAAAAcagcatatatgtatatactattcatttatttgtctatgtagtcatttatttatttatggtcttataaacagaaaacgaaaatttACCAATgttcttattacttttctttgctTGCAGATCCCAGGGATATGGGATCAGCTTCTCGCATAGATTTCGCCGCTAGGGGAGTCACAGACATCGCGCAGCTTTTCACAGCTGTCGCAGTAGGACAGACGCTTCCCTCTGCCGCACACAGCAAGCCGATCTTTATTTTATGGATTAAACTGTACTGATTTCCTTTGGAATTGTACCCATTAAAATATTAACTTTCGTAAACAATTGTCTCATATTCCTTTCATTATAAGATAAATGAACAAGCAGTAGACACAAAAAGTTATAACATGCATGAGAACAGACACATCGAAATGTACTTTTTAAAGTCTATAAGTAATGATATCACCGAACACATGTTACTTTAAAAGTGACAGTTTGCCAATAATTGATTATCTAATGTTCAATAGTATTTTCTCGCCTGATCCATTCATGGCAAGGATGGCAAACCCGAACAACTTTCTGTTGGGTAGTCTTCAAAATTAATACACTCCAGGTACATAAGCTCAA
Above is a window of Portunus trituberculatus isolate SZX2019 chromosome 43, ASM1759143v1, whole genome shotgun sequence DNA encoding:
- the LOC123517982 gene encoding uncharacterized protein LOC123517982, translating into MPQFGVYKAMLTGVACFPRVECPASGFIRRGSGVTSITVCIDTAIMKTCTLLGRPLLLVAVLAVSWAAAVPLQDTDRLQDIHSEEQLQAYLESNPSVLRELYPDLLREASEVLVVVDPDTLVEMLREQAATATHEPHQEDKEEEEEEEEEEEAQEGTQKYQEDKNHRSKRQVTFGVGMNRGSYGRDYNANIGYERRFNNGRSSFGVHANKNWGASGRSHGFGISFSHRFGR